The Aquila chrysaetos chrysaetos chromosome 16, bAquChr1.4, whole genome shotgun sequence genome has a segment encoding these proteins:
- the CHST14 gene encoding LOW QUALITY PROTEIN: carbohydrate sulfotransferase 14 (The sequence of the model RefSeq protein was modified relative to this genomic sequence to represent the inferred CDS: deleted 1 base in 1 codon), which translates to MKRFLLRKGLYVINGVRMAGLMLRAVQAADPALMTSCRLQLVAALGEIPTKFSKPRPLAFGWRHGRPRPLRRCTAQLPPRRSTAAWGSAPGSSTALPRHSEPTPAGCLSSVTFKTSFGERGARPAGRRQPCLTAAGGRLDVPAAAAALTGKPAGGCGLAPLLAKPGETSLRRPRPFPAREASGGGGTAAKWPPPPRPAARPPRPSLPAAAPPRSGRRQPGEPPSFFPGSPPAPACGAAAEAAAAAAAGRFPPSEAMFPRPAFPGEVRRAAASGRSRSRPRGGGGGGGTVLLPSMLMFGVILASSGLLLMIEKGILAEVKPPPLHPAAGELSRRGGGGEEEEAGGELEYEVLRDIRNRTIRAVCGQRAMPRSVWELPAGQRRTVLRHLLVSDKYRFLYCYVPKVACSNWKRILKVLDGALESVDVKLKMDHKSDLVFLGDMKPDEISYRLKNYYKFVFVRNPMERLLSAYRNKFGEIKEYQQKYGVEIVRRYRKNGGNSAGDDVTFSEFLRYLLDEEAERMNEHWMPIYNLCQPCAVRYDFIGSYERLNADANYVLERVRSPSFVRFPERQSWYKPVTAETLHYYLCNTQRRLIKELLPKYILDFSLFAYPLPNITSEFCRQ; encoded by the exons ATGAAACGATTTCTGCTCCGGAAAGGGCTGTATGTAATCAACGGCGTCCGTATGGCTGGCTTGATGCTGCGGGCTGTTCAGGCCGCCGACCCGGCTCTCATGACAAGCTGCCGGTTACAGCTCGTGGCTGCTTTGGGGGAAATACCGACGAAGTTTTCGAAACCTCGCCCTTTGGCTTTCGGGTGGCGGCACGGCCGCCCTCGGCCCCTCCGCCGGTGCACGGCTCAGCTG CCACCGAGGCGCTCCACGGCAGCTTGGGGAAGCGCACCGGGCTCGTCAACCGCGCTCCCCCGTCACTCGGAGCCCACCCCGGCGGGGTGTTTATCGTCAGTTACATTTAAAACGTCTTTCGGGGAGAGGGGAGCGCGGCCCGCCGGTCGGAGGCAGCCGTGCCTGAcggccgccggcgggcggcTCGACGTCCCTGCGGCTGCCGCAGCGCTGACTGGAAAGCCGGCGGGCGGCTGCGGCCTCGCTCCCCTCCTCGCCAAGCCGGGGGAAACCTCCCTCCGCCGCCCTCGGCCCTTCCCCGCCAGGGAAGCGAGCGGCGGGGGCGGAACCGCCGCGAAAtggccgccgcctccc cggcccgCGGCCCGCCCTCCGCGGCCGTCACTgccggccgccgccccgcctCGGTCAGGCCGCCGGCAGCCGGGCGAGCCGCCCTCCTTCTTCCCCGGCTCCCCTCCGGCCCCGGCATGCGGCGCGGcggctgaggcggcggcggcggcggcggcgggcagatTCCCCCCCTCCGAGGCCATGTTCCCCCGTCCCGCCTTCCCCGGGGAGGTGAGGCGGGCGGCCGCCTCGGGCCGCAGCCGCTCCCGGCctcggggcggcggcggcggcggcggcaccgtgCTGCTGCCCTCCATGCTGATGTTCGGCGTGATCCTGGCCTCCAGCGGGCTGCTCCTCATGATCGAGAAGGGTATCCTGGCCGAGGTGAAGCCGCCGCCGCTGCacccggcggcgggggagctCTCccggcgaggcggcggcggcgaggaggaggaggccggCGGCGAGCTGGAGTACGAGGTGCTGCGGGACATCCGCAACCGCACCATCCGCGCCGTCTGCGGGCAGCGGGCCATGCCCCGCAGCGTCTGGGAGCTGCCGGCCGGTCAGCGCCGGACGGTCCTCCGGCACCTCCTGGTCAGCGACAAGTACCGCTTCTTGTACTGCTACGTGCCCAAGGTGGCCTGCTCCAACTGGAAGCGCATCCTGAAGGTGCTGGACGGGGCGCTGGAGAGCGTCGACGTCAAGCTGAAGATGGACCACAAGAGCGACCTGGTGTTCCTGGGCGACATGAAGCCGGACGAGATCAGCTACCGCCTGAAGAACTACTACAAGTTCGTCTTCGTGCGCAACCCCATGGAGAGGCTGCTGTCGGCCTACAGGAATAAATTTGGGGAGATCAAGGAGTACCAGCAGAAGTACGGGGTGGAGATCGTCAGGCGGTACCGGAAGAACGGGGGCAACTCGGCGGGCGACGACGTGACCTTCTCCGAGTTTCTGCGGTACCTGCTGGACGAGGAGGCGGAGCGGATGAATGAGCACTGGATGCCCATCTACAACCTGTGCCAGCCCTGCGCCGTCAGGTACGACTTCATCGGCTCCTACGAGCGGCTGAACGCGGACGCCAACTACGTCCTCGAGCGGGTCCGGTCGCCCTCCTTCGTCCGCTTCCCCGAGCGGCAGTCGTGGTACAAGCCCGTGACGGCAGAAACGCTCCATTACTACCTGTGCAACACCCAGCGCCGCCTGATAAAAGAGCTGTTGCCAAAATACATCCTGGATTTCTCCCTCTTTGCCTACCCCCTTCCCAACATAACCAGCGAATTCTGCAGGCAGTGA